In a genomic window of Myxococcaceae bacterium JPH2:
- a CDS encoding ArsA family ATPase, with product MSDARVLHFFGGKGGVGKTTLAAAYALRLSEGAPKQKVLVVSMDPVQSLSDLVKKKLPAKPTKLQAGKGEGGLWGMEINPPALLKPFLADYLPALQKAAVKGTHLSDEEMAKLYQQAVPGLEELVAFFQVLELVEAEEFDRIVVDTAPTSHTLRLLDLPGHVRKFLGLVKVGTDRAQTASGGKGKKDKDAAAGGFLEQVGARVEKLLALVKDPARTAFHLVALAEPVPEAQTRMYFTQLRERGLPLTEILVNQVEDHVGCPACQGRRGLQAPHVRKYQALDKLVPVNLLGRREVAPRGLDGLKEFAGVWATGKETKALEFSAAEGPPALVRAPSMPPIAAPPLPPTRLIFFVGQGGVGKSSCAAAAAVTLTEKEGPVLLISTDPAHSLSDVLQSRLTDTETQVKGTKGLYARELDMAGWFNALRKRVKEKAEKAFEGAPKAGNDVPADLLYLRNLLECAPPNIDELAALSCLTDALVQERFKRIVVDSAPVVSVVRVVELADTLKSWLGALHGILHKHRAKGLGELAEDVAAMLKHVKRFEDALASPSESRFVVVTRGEDLAASRTERLVEYLKERKLQVERVLVNRVGPKSTCDKCENRRKLELNAAKAMEKKIGLPVTMAPALGRHPAGLRELKAFRTAWYALSAPAAKIKAA from the coding sequence ATGAGCGACGCGCGAGTTCTTCACTTCTTCGGAGGCAAGGGCGGGGTGGGTAAGACCACGCTCGCGGCAGCGTACGCGTTGAGGCTCTCCGAAGGCGCGCCCAAGCAGAAGGTGCTGGTCGTCTCGATGGATCCGGTGCAGTCGCTCTCGGATCTCGTGAAGAAGAAGTTGCCGGCCAAGCCCACGAAGCTCCAGGCGGGCAAGGGCGAAGGCGGGCTGTGGGGGATGGAGATCAACCCGCCCGCGCTGCTCAAGCCCTTCCTGGCGGATTACCTGCCCGCGCTGCAGAAGGCCGCGGTCAAGGGCACGCACCTGAGCGACGAGGAGATGGCCAAGCTGTACCAGCAGGCGGTGCCGGGGCTGGAGGAACTGGTGGCCTTCTTCCAGGTGCTGGAGCTGGTGGAGGCGGAGGAGTTCGACCGCATCGTCGTGGACACGGCGCCCACCAGCCACACGCTGCGGCTGCTCGACCTGCCGGGTCACGTTCGCAAGTTCCTGGGCCTCGTGAAGGTGGGCACGGATCGCGCGCAGACGGCCTCCGGAGGCAAGGGCAAGAAGGACAAGGACGCCGCCGCGGGTGGCTTCCTGGAGCAGGTGGGCGCGCGGGTGGAGAAGCTGCTGGCGCTGGTGAAGGATCCGGCCCGCACCGCCTTCCACCTGGTCGCGCTGGCGGAGCCGGTGCCCGAGGCGCAGACGCGGATGTACTTCACGCAGCTGCGCGAGCGGGGCCTGCCGCTGACGGAGATCCTGGTCAACCAGGTGGAGGACCACGTGGGCTGCCCCGCATGTCAGGGGCGCCGTGGGCTCCAGGCGCCGCACGTGCGCAAGTACCAGGCGCTGGACAAGCTGGTGCCGGTGAACCTGCTGGGCCGGCGTGAAGTGGCTCCGCGCGGGCTGGATGGGCTGAAGGAGTTCGCCGGCGTGTGGGCGACGGGCAAGGAGACCAAGGCGCTGGAGTTCTCGGCCGCCGAGGGGCCGCCCGCGCTCGTGCGCGCGCCGTCCATGCCGCCCATCGCGGCGCCGCCGCTGCCGCCCACGCGGCTCATCTTCTTCGTGGGGCAGGGAGGCGTGGGCAAGAGCTCGTGCGCCGCCGCCGCCGCCGTGACGCTGACGGAGAAGGAGGGGCCGGTGCTCCTCATCTCCACGGACCCCGCGCACTCGCTGTCGGACGTGCTGCAGAGCCGGCTGACCGACACCGAGACGCAGGTGAAGGGCACCAAGGGCCTGTACGCGCGCGAGCTGGACATGGCGGGCTGGTTCAATGCCTTGCGCAAGCGCGTGAAGGAGAAGGCGGAGAAGGCCTTCGAGGGCGCGCCCAAGGCCGGCAATGACGTGCCGGCGGATCTGCTCTACCTGCGCAACCTGCTGGAGTGCGCGCCGCCGAACATCGACGAGCTGGCGGCGCTCTCGTGCCTGACGGACGCGCTGGTGCAGGAGCGCTTCAAGCGCATCGTGGTGGACTCGGCGCCGGTGGTGAGCGTGGTGCGGGTGGTGGAGCTGGCGGACACCCTCAAGTCGTGGCTGGGGGCGCTGCACGGCATTCTCCACAAGCACCGGGCCAAGGGGCTCGGGGAGCTGGCCGAGGACGTCGCGGCCATGCTCAAGCACGTCAAGCGCTTCGAGGACGCCCTGGCGTCGCCCAGCGAGTCGCGCTTCGTGGTCGTCACGCGTGGCGAGGACCTGGCTGCGTCGCGGACCGAGCGGCTGGTGGAGTACCTCAAGGAGCGCAAACTCCAGGTCGAGCGGGTGCTCGTCAACCGCGTGGGCCCCAAGTCCACGTGCGACAAGTGCGAGAACCGGCGCAAGCTGGAGCTGAACGCGGCCAAGGCCATGGAGAAGAAGATTGGCCTGCCGGTGACCATGGCTCCGGCGCTCGGCCGTCATCCGGCGGGCCTTCGCGAGCTGAAGGCCTTCCGCACCGCGTGGTACGCGCTGTCCGCGCCCGCGGCGAAGATCAAGGCCGCCTGA
- a CDS encoding sigma-54-dependent Fis family transcriptional regulator, with protein MGSARILAVDDERDTCEALAEMLGTWGHKVETAFDGHDALRKAGEFRPDVVLSDLFMPETDGLWLLRNLKEELPDCPVVFLTGRGTIDAAVEAIREGAYDFIVKPLDTARLKVCIDRALEKKETMREVQTLRRRLKQLGSSDLIAQSAGMRKVIELVEKVAPSKASVSISGESGTGKEVVARAVHNLSLRRDKPFIAINCASIPATLIESEIFGHERGAFTGADQRRPGVFELAHGGTLFLDELGEIPIDLQAKLLRVLEEGRLRRLGGKVEIEVDVRVLCATNRDLKQEIKNQRFREDLYFRLNVFQIHLPPLRDRRDDVPILVQHFVDKFRGDSAKRVTGMHPEAMEVLKNYDWPGNIRELRNAVERAVILCDGELITREHLPPDMAGKSPERHTFRLPYGLSLDAVEREYILGSLQRNGNNKARTAEVLGVSEKTLYNKLNRYAAEARAQSTPGGGGGGLGGQGGDGPIGASSLLAR; from the coding sequence TTGGGCAGCGCACGAATCCTGGCGGTGGATGACGAACGCGACACCTGTGAGGCGCTGGCGGAGATGCTGGGCACCTGGGGCCACAAGGTCGAGACGGCCTTCGACGGCCACGATGCCTTGCGCAAGGCGGGTGAGTTCCGGCCGGACGTCGTCCTGTCGGATCTCTTCATGCCCGAGACGGATGGCCTCTGGCTCTTGCGCAACCTCAAGGAAGAGCTGCCCGACTGTCCGGTGGTGTTCCTCACGGGACGCGGGACCATCGACGCGGCCGTCGAGGCCATCCGCGAGGGCGCGTATGACTTCATCGTCAAGCCGCTGGACACCGCGCGGCTGAAGGTCTGCATCGATCGCGCGCTGGAGAAGAAGGAGACCATGCGCGAGGTGCAGACGCTGCGGCGGCGCCTCAAGCAGCTCGGCTCGTCGGACCTCATTGCCCAGTCGGCGGGCATGCGCAAGGTCATCGAGCTGGTGGAGAAGGTGGCGCCCTCCAAGGCGAGCGTGTCCATCAGCGGCGAGTCCGGCACGGGCAAGGAGGTGGTGGCCCGCGCGGTCCACAACCTGTCGCTGCGACGCGACAAGCCTTTCATCGCCATCAACTGCGCCTCCATCCCCGCCACGCTGATCGAATCGGAAATCTTCGGCCACGAGCGCGGCGCCTTCACCGGCGCGGATCAGCGCCGGCCCGGCGTGTTCGAGCTGGCCCACGGTGGCACGCTCTTCCTCGACGAGCTGGGCGAGATCCCCATCGACCTGCAGGCCAAGCTCCTGCGCGTGCTGGAGGAAGGGCGGCTGCGGCGCCTGGGGGGCAAGGTGGAGATTGAAGTGGACGTGCGCGTGCTGTGCGCCACCAACCGCGACCTCAAGCAGGAGATCAAGAACCAGCGCTTCCGCGAGGACCTCTACTTCCGTCTCAACGTGTTTCAGATCCACCTGCCGCCGCTGAGGGATCGCCGCGACGACGTGCCCATCCTCGTGCAGCACTTCGTGGACAAGTTCCGCGGGGACTCGGCCAAGCGCGTCACGGGCATGCACCCGGAGGCCATGGAGGTCCTGAAGAACTACGACTGGCCGGGCAACATCCGCGAGCTGCGCAACGCCGTGGAGCGCGCGGTCATCCTCTGCGACGGGGAGCTCATCACCCGCGAGCACCTGCCTCCCGACATGGCGGGCAAGAGCCCGGAGCGCCACACCTTCCGCCTGCCCTACGGACTGTCTTTGGACGCCGTGGAGCGCGAGTACATCCTCGGCAGCTTGCAACGGAACGGGAACAACAAGGCTCGCACCGCCGAGGTGCTCGGCGTCAGTGAGAAGACGCTCTACAACAAGCTCAATCGCTATGCGGCCGAGGCCCGCGCCCAGTCCACTCCGGGTGGCGGAGGCGGGGGGCTGGGAGGGCAGGGTGGCGATGGCCCGATCGGCGCCAGCAGCCTGCTCGCCCGCTGA
- a CDS encoding HAMP domain-containing histidine kinase gives MVATSSAPSVQESADPVVGAARYAAVPALMDSLLHDVRNPLNALAIHLEVLTEKLKGDSGQVPPSQDKNLRAMREQIQRVDGMLKMFSDFIVFRGAGPSGEAPLSEAAQRALDVLGHESRRRRLQVQVSIEADVRVRLADTSELGFFLIQMLTRAIHRSAPGSGLRMGVRSEDARAVLEVEDTGGAAAGSVAADTEAALRLRAAQLGLELELRAGLCRLFFPRA, from the coding sequence ATGGTCGCGACCAGCAGTGCGCCCTCCGTTCAGGAGTCCGCGGACCCGGTGGTGGGGGCGGCCCGCTACGCGGCGGTGCCCGCGCTGATGGACAGCCTGCTGCACGACGTTCGCAATCCGCTGAACGCGCTGGCCATCCATCTGGAGGTCCTCACCGAGAAGCTCAAGGGGGACTCGGGCCAGGTGCCTCCGTCGCAGGACAAGAACCTGCGGGCCATGCGCGAGCAGATCCAGCGCGTGGATGGGATGTTGAAGATGTTCTCGGACTTCATCGTGTTCCGAGGCGCCGGTCCGTCCGGGGAGGCGCCGCTGTCCGAGGCCGCGCAGCGCGCGCTCGACGTGCTGGGACACGAGAGCCGCCGGCGCCGCTTGCAGGTGCAGGTGTCCATCGAGGCGGACGTTCGCGTGCGCCTGGCGGACACGAGCGAGCTGGGCTTCTTCCTGATTCAAATGCTGACCCGCGCCATTCACCGCTCGGCGCCGGGCAGCGGGCTGCGCATGGGTGTGCGCTCGGAGGATGCGCGGGCGGTGCTGGAGGTGGAGGACACCGGAGGAGCGGCGGCGGGGAGCGTGGCGGCGGATACGGAAGCCGCGCTGCGACTGCGCGCGGCCCAGCTGGGCCTGGAGCTGGAGCTGCGGGCCGGCTTGTGCCGGCTGTTCTTTCCGCGCGCCTGA
- a CDS encoding cytidine/deoxycytidylate deaminase family protein produces the protein MSGRGSWDQYFMDIARQVATRATCDRKHVGAVIVRDKTILSTGYNGSIRGLPHCDDVGHMMENGHCVATVHAEANAIIQAAKNGVGIDGATIYTTASPCWPCFKLIANSGCSRIVYAEFYRDPRIFEHAARIGLELVGLGEAARPPSAATASTG, from the coding sequence ATGTCCGGACGCGGCTCGTGGGATCAGTACTTCATGGACATCGCCCGGCAGGTGGCCACTCGCGCCACGTGCGATCGCAAGCACGTGGGCGCGGTCATCGTGCGGGACAAGACCATCCTGTCCACGGGCTACAACGGCTCCATCCGCGGGCTGCCTCACTGCGATGACGTGGGGCACATGATGGAGAACGGCCACTGCGTGGCCACCGTCCATGCCGAGGCCAACGCCATCATCCAGGCCGCGAAGAACGGCGTGGGCATCGACGGCGCGACCATCTACACGACGGCGAGCCCCTGCTGGCCGTGCTTCAAGCTCATCGCCAACAGCGGCTGCTCGCGCATCGTGTACGCGGAGTTCTACCGGGACCCCCGCATCTTCGAGCACGCGGCGCGCATCGGCTTGGAGCTGGTGGGCCTGGGCGAGGCCGCCCGACCCCCGTCCGCCGCTACCGCGTCCACTGGGTGA
- a CDS encoding trypsin-like peptidase domain-containing protein, with amino-acid sequence MKRFVLGGSVLVFSVSCASASRVARLPVEEAGPPSTLVSARPSRKEMVRRILPHNVRLIATDGGEARRTASGVVVGTERTEKGVASFVLTNAHAVVTSDLKAPALKIVIDGRGDATEYPAEVVASGEVPALDLALLRVSGVALPAVALADDDELEPGEDVVVAASPYGRALSISGGMVSQVEWDAETKRPRMLKTDAPIGYGASGGGIFSLETGRLLAIVEGYRTAQVGFEVAEQAYSFDVPMPGETFAAPTAKVRGFLEAKGFGRLLAPGEGSGSQPTAHR; translated from the coding sequence ATGAAGCGGTTCGTGCTGGGCGGCAGCGTGCTGGTGTTCTCCGTGTCGTGTGCCTCGGCCTCGCGCGTCGCGCGCTTGCCCGTGGAGGAGGCGGGGCCGCCCTCGACGCTCGTGAGTGCCCGGCCCTCGCGCAAGGAGATGGTGCGGAGAATCCTTCCCCACAACGTGCGGCTCATTGCGACGGACGGGGGCGAGGCTCGGCGCACCGCCTCGGGCGTCGTGGTGGGCACCGAGCGCACGGAGAAGGGCGTGGCCAGCTTCGTGCTGACGAACGCACATGCGGTGGTGACGAGCGACCTGAAGGCCCCCGCGCTGAAGATCGTCATCGATGGTCGCGGTGATGCCACCGAGTATCCGGCCGAGGTCGTGGCCTCGGGTGAGGTGCCCGCGTTGGACCTCGCGCTCTTGCGCGTGTCGGGTGTGGCGCTGCCCGCGGTGGCGCTGGCGGACGACGACGAGTTGGAGCCCGGTGAGGACGTGGTGGTGGCGGCCTCGCCCTATGGCCGCGCGCTGTCCATCTCGGGCGGCATGGTGTCGCAGGTGGAGTGGGACGCGGAGACGAAGCGCCCTCGCATGCTGAAGACGGACGCGCCCATTGGCTATGGCGCCTCGGGCGGCGGCATCTTCAGCCTGGAGACAGGGCGGCTGTTGGCCATCGTCGAGGGCTACCGCACCGCGCAGGTGGGCTTCGAGGTCGCCGAGCAGGCCTACAGCTTCGATGTGCCCATGCCGGGCGAGACGTTCGCCGCGCCCACCGCCAAGGTGCGCGGCTTCCTGGAGGCCAAGGGCTTCGGTCGCTTGCTCGCTCCAGGTGAGGGCTCCGGCTCGCAGCCCACCGCGCATCGCTGA